In Desulfonatronospira thiodismutans ASO3-1, the sequence GTTCATTATTGTTCATATCCCGGGCCGTTACTATGAGAGCCCTGTTGTCAAGTTTTCTGATGAAAAATACGGACAAATAACGTCCAGCTTCTGTTTTGCCCAGGGCATTGTACAAATGCTCTCCTTCTACCCTGTCCTTTTCCTTTTTGAATATTCTGCACTTGCCTGACAGGGCCTGCTCAACCTCGGACGGCAAAACAGCATGTTTCCAGGCGAGTTTTTCAACGATTCGCTCCAGCCAGATTATATCTTCGATAATAAACAATATTTAACTCACGTATAGCGATCATTAATCATATTTCAAGCTCGAGCCGATTTACAAGTAAACCAGATATTCAGAGTCAGGTCAAGAAGGGATGAAGAAGCGCGCAGCATAATGTTCCTGATTTTTTTGGCTTGCTTAACCGGTTCCGCAGCACCTTTTATACTTCTGGTTGCTGCCACAGGGACATGGCTCGTTTCTGCCGATTTTCCTGGAAGACCGCTGAAAGGTTCCGGCCTGTTGGTGGCTTAACGCATTGGATTTTCTGTGTTGAGCGAAATGTGCATATATCATGGGAACGCTGACAGTCAGAAAGGCAAGGAGTCTTTCGCGCTTTTCTGCGTCAATGGGCCCGGGCCTTAGCTCCACGGCAAATTTGTTCTCCTTTGTTACGTTCTGTGTTTTTGAGAATTTTTTGTCATCTTGAAATAGTCCAGAACGGGCCTTATTTGT encodes:
- a CDS encoding BrnT family toxin gives rise to the protein MFIIEDIIWLERIVEKLAWKHAVLPSEVEQALSGKCRIFKKEKDRVEGEHLYNALGKTEAGRYLSVFFIRKLDNRALIVTARDMNNNERRRYANR
- a CDS encoding SEC-C metal-binding domain-containing protein, translating into MIYAHFAQHRKSNALSHQQAGTFQRSSRKIGRNEPCPCGSNQKYKRCCGTG